A stretch of Bacillus pseudomycoides DNA encodes these proteins:
- the murC gene encoding UDP-N-acetylmuramate--L-alanine ligase, whose product MTVYHFVGIKGTGMSSLAQILHDMKHTVQGSDFEKRFFTQTALEKRGITILPFDKNNVKEGQVIIAGNAFPDTHEEIVAAKELNIPVHRYHHFLGDLMSKYTSVAVTGAHGKTSTTGLLAHVMQGAHPTSYLIGDGTGHGVENSKYFVFEACEYRRHFLSYYPDYAIMTNIDFDHPDYFTDVNDVFSAFQEMALQVKKGIIACGDDEGLQKIQAKVPVIFYGFGEDNDFQARNIQKRTDGTVFDVFVRNTYYETFQITGYGNHSVLNALAVIALCHYENVDVEAVKQQLTTFGGVKRRFNAKPMGEQVIIDDYAHHPTEINVTIEAARQKYPEREVVAVFQPHTFSRTEKFLDEFAESLSKADQVYLCDIFGSARENKGELTIQDLQQRIDGAELITDTTTDVLKKHKNGVLIFMGAGDIQKFEAAYVKEVQVAEK is encoded by the coding sequence ATGACAGTTTACCATTTTGTAGGAATTAAAGGAACAGGAATGAGTTCATTAGCACAAATTCTTCATGATATGAAGCATACTGTTCAAGGTTCTGATTTTGAAAAGCGTTTCTTTACACAAACAGCATTGGAAAAGCGTGGTATCACCATCCTTCCTTTTGATAAAAACAATGTAAAAGAAGGACAAGTGATTATCGCCGGAAATGCATTCCCTGATACACATGAAGAAATTGTAGCGGCGAAAGAGTTAAATATCCCAGTACACCGTTACCATCACTTTTTAGGGGACCTTATGAGTAAGTACACAAGTGTTGCTGTAACAGGTGCACACGGAAAAACGTCAACAACAGGTTTGTTAGCCCATGTAATGCAAGGTGCACACCCAACATCTTACCTTATTGGAGATGGAACAGGGCATGGGGTAGAAAATAGTAAGTATTTTGTGTTTGAAGCATGTGAGTATCGTCGTCATTTCTTGTCTTACTATCCAGACTATGCAATTATGACAAATATTGATTTTGATCATCCGGATTATTTTACAGATGTGAATGATGTATTTAGCGCATTCCAAGAGATGGCATTGCAAGTGAAAAAAGGAATTATTGCATGTGGTGATGATGAAGGACTTCAAAAGATTCAAGCGAAAGTACCTGTTATTTTCTATGGATTTGGTGAAGATAATGACTTCCAAGCTCGTAACATCCAAAAGAGAACAGATGGTACTGTGTTTGATGTGTTCGTTCGTAATACGTATTATGAAACGTTCCAAATTACAGGATACGGTAATCACAGCGTATTAAATGCGTTAGCGGTTATTGCGCTTTGCCACTATGAAAATGTTGATGTAGAAGCAGTAAAACAACAATTAACAACGTTTGGAGGCGTAAAACGTCGCTTTAATGCAAAGCCGATGGGAGAACAAGTCATCATTGATGATTATGCGCACCATCCGACAGAAATTAATGTAACGATTGAAGCTGCTCGTCAAAAATATCCAGAGCGTGAAGTTGTCGCTGTATTCCAGCCACATACATTCTCACGTACAGAAAAATTCTTAGATGAGTTTGCAGAAAGCTTAAGCAAGGCTGATCAAGTATACCTATGTGATATTTTCGGATCAGCGCGTGAAAACAAAGGTGAATTAACGATTCAAGATTTGCAACAACGTATTGATGGTGCAGAATTGATTACAGATACAACAACAGATGTATTAAAGAAACATAAAAACGGCGTTCTTATTTTCATGGGCGCAGGTGACATCCAAAAATTCGAAGCAGCTTACGTGAAAGAAGTGCAAGTTGCGGAGAAGTAA